The stretch of DNA AAATCATTTTTAAGGTTTAACTCCCACATACAATTACTTTTTTGAGCGATTATTCTACCAAATTCAATTGGAACATCGGAAATACATAAATCATACCAATCTTTAAAAGCATCCAATTTATCTTCGTCCATAACATGAACAACATAGTCAAATGAAGGAACCAACATATCATTATCAGGTAACTCAAATACATTCCTATCAAAGTCTTCTTGAATATATGCTGCTTGCGCTACTTTTAATTTAATAAATCGTGTAATGCCATAATTATCAACCACAGTAAATATTATACTTAACAATGGTGCAATAAATGGGAATAAAAACCATTGATTAAAATTACTATCTAAAAAAGAAAAGATAGGGTTGGAGAATGCATATACAATATACATTACTCCAACTAACAATGCCAATACTAGTTCAACATAAACCAAATTTTTTGCACAAGAATATAACTCTTTACATGCAACTCTTTTAGCAAGGTTATCTCTTCTGTTCTGATTTGTAGAAATATCAGTCAAATTTATCACCCATACTTAGGAAATTTACTTCCAAAAATTTCGCGCCATTTGTTTATAGCTGCTTCATTATCCCCATCAGATTCATATT from uncultured Methanobrevibacter sp. encodes:
- a CDS encoding S-4TM family putative pore-forming effector, which translates into the protein MTDISTNQNRRDNLAKRVACKELYSCAKNLVYVELVLALLVGVMYIVYAFSNPIFSFLDSNFNQWFLFPFIAPLLSIIFTVVDNYGITRFIKLKVAQAAYIQEDFDRNVFELPDNDMLVPSFDYVVHVMDEDKLDAFKDWYDLCISDVPIEFGRIIAQKSNCMWELNLKNDFSIFLGTAIVIFLVIMVFVWFHAYDLNSIVIGFISLIYLFNLFFKYYMPNKSSKKNIYELNRKIDKLWGELISTKCIDDLIDVSNDIQTQLYYYRINVALVPDAFYRLKKENHENIVGAYVEKMVNDFKVNFECEKLDNGGK